Proteins from a genomic interval of Gordonia sp. SL306:
- the dnaE gene encoding DNA polymerase III subunit alpha, with product MADSFVHLHNHTEYSMLDGAAKVSPLFAEAQRLGMPAIGMTDHGNMFGASEFYNAAVKHDITPIIGIEAYIAPASRFDTKRVLWGNRDQKSDDVSGSGAYTHMTMMARNATGLRNLFKLSSLASIEGQLGKWSRMDADLIAEYADGIIATTGCPSGEVQTRLRLGHEREALEAAAKWQEIFGKDNFYLELMEHGLEIERRVRDGLLDIGRRLGIKPVVTNDCHYVTRDQSTSHEALLCVQTGKTLSDPTRFRFDGDGYYLKSAAEMRELWDAQVPGACDTTLEIAEKVESYADVFGHRDRMPVFPVPDGETQQTWLRREVAKGLKSRFDPEPVPDEYARRADYELDVIIEMGFPAYFLVVGDLIRHAQEVGIRVGPGRGSAAGSLVAYALGITNIDPIPHGLLFERFLNPERVSMPDIDIDFDDRRRGDMVRYATERWGSDKVAQVITFGTIKTKAAIKDSARVQFGQPGFAIADKITKALPPPIMAKDISVSGITDPDHERFNEASEVRSLIETDPDVKRIYDTALGLEGLIRNAGVHACAVIMSSEPLTDAIPVWKRAQDGAIITGWDYPSCEAIGLLKMDFLGLRNLTVIGDAIENIKTNRGVDLDLDAAPLDDPKTYELLARGDTLGVFQLDGGAMRELLKRMQPTGFEDIVAVLALYRPGPMGMNAHNDYADRKNGRQQVRPIHPELEEPLKEILADTYGLIVYQEQIMQIAQKVAGYSLGRADILRRAMGKKKAEVLAAEFEGFEEGMKSNGFSSAAIKALWDTILPFAGYAFNKSHAAGYGLVSFWTAYLKANYKAEYMAGLLTSVGDDKDKAAIYLSDCRKLGITVLPPDVNESQRNFAAVGGDIRFGLAAVRNVGTGVVSAILAAREEKGKFTNFSDYLGKIDVTACNKKVTESLIKAGAFDSLSHPRKGLFLVHGDAVESVIGTKKAEAIGQFDLFGDSGGADDTMAEVFAVKVPDEEWDSKHKLALEREMLGLYVSDHPLAGVAHAIAAQTDTSITALLEGTVGDGAQITIGGIISSVNRRVNKKGEPYAVVTLEDMVGGVEVYFFPRSFQVYGLDIVADNIVLIKARVNKRDDSTMISANDLAVPDLAVVGTAKPVSLTLSARTCTPDRVQALKQVLTRHPGTADVHVTLVSEQRSTILRLTESLRVSPSSALMGDLKALLGPSCLG from the coding sequence GTGGCCGATTCGTTCGTTCACCTGCACAACCACACCGAGTATTCGATGCTCGACGGTGCCGCCAAGGTGTCGCCGCTGTTCGCCGAGGCCCAACGCCTCGGGATGCCCGCGATCGGCATGACCGACCACGGGAACATGTTCGGGGCCAGCGAGTTCTACAACGCCGCGGTCAAGCACGACATCACCCCGATCATCGGGATCGAGGCCTACATCGCGCCCGCGTCGCGGTTCGACACCAAACGCGTCCTGTGGGGCAACCGCGACCAGAAGAGCGACGACGTCTCCGGTAGTGGCGCTTACACCCACATGACGATGATGGCGCGCAACGCGACCGGTCTGCGGAACCTCTTCAAGCTGTCGTCGCTGGCGTCCATCGAGGGACAGCTGGGTAAGTGGTCGCGGATGGATGCCGACCTGATCGCGGAGTACGCGGACGGGATCATCGCGACGACGGGCTGTCCGTCTGGCGAGGTGCAGACCCGGTTGCGCCTCGGCCACGAGCGCGAGGCCCTCGAGGCCGCCGCGAAGTGGCAGGAGATCTTCGGCAAGGACAACTTCTACCTGGAGTTGATGGAGCACGGACTGGAGATCGAGCGGCGCGTGCGCGACGGCCTGCTCGACATCGGTCGCCGGCTGGGGATCAAACCGGTGGTCACCAACGACTGCCACTACGTCACCCGCGACCAGTCGACCAGCCATGAGGCCCTGCTCTGCGTCCAGACCGGCAAGACGCTGTCCGACCCGACACGATTCCGGTTCGACGGCGACGGTTATTACCTGAAGTCGGCCGCCGAGATGCGCGAGCTGTGGGATGCGCAGGTCCCCGGTGCCTGCGACACCACGCTCGAGATCGCCGAGAAGGTGGAGAGTTACGCCGACGTCTTCGGGCATCGCGACCGGATGCCGGTGTTCCCGGTGCCCGACGGCGAGACTCAGCAGACCTGGCTGCGCCGCGAGGTGGCGAAGGGCCTGAAGAGCCGCTTCGACCCGGAGCCCGTGCCGGACGAGTACGCGCGCCGCGCCGATTACGAACTCGACGTGATCATCGAGATGGGCTTTCCCGCCTACTTCCTGGTGGTCGGCGACCTCATCCGGCACGCCCAGGAGGTCGGTATCCGGGTCGGACCGGGCCGCGGCTCGGCAGCGGGCTCGCTGGTCGCATATGCGTTGGGTATCACCAACATCGATCCCATCCCGCACGGTCTGCTGTTCGAGCGGTTCCTGAATCCCGAGCGCGTGTCCATGCCCGACATCGACATCGACTTCGACGATCGCCGTCGCGGCGACATGGTCCGCTACGCGACGGAGCGGTGGGGTAGCGACAAGGTCGCCCAGGTCATCACCTTCGGCACCATCAAGACGAAGGCCGCGATCAAGGACTCGGCCCGCGTCCAGTTCGGTCAGCCCGGCTTCGCAATCGCCGACAAGATCACCAAGGCGTTGCCGCCGCCGATCATGGCCAAGGACATCTCGGTGTCGGGTATCACCGATCCCGACCACGAGCGGTTCAACGAGGCGTCCGAGGTGCGGTCGCTGATCGAGACCGACCCCGACGTCAAGCGGATCTACGACACCGCGCTGGGGCTCGAGGGCCTGATCCGCAACGCAGGCGTGCATGCCTGCGCGGTGATCATGTCGTCGGAACCGCTGACCGACGCGATCCCGGTGTGGAAGCGTGCGCAGGACGGCGCCATCATCACCGGTTGGGACTACCCGTCGTGCGAGGCCATCGGCCTGCTCAAGATGGATTTCCTGGGTCTGCGCAACCTCACCGTCATCGGTGACGCGATCGAGAACATCAAGACCAACCGCGGTGTCGACCTCGATCTCGACGCCGCCCCGCTCGACGATCCCAAGACCTACGAACTCCTCGCCCGCGGCGACACACTCGGTGTGTTCCAGCTCGACGGCGGCGCGATGCGCGAACTGCTGAAACGAATGCAGCCCACCGGCTTCGAGGACATCGTGGCCGTGCTCGCGCTGTACCGGCCCGGTCCGATGGGCATGAACGCCCACAACGACTACGCCGACCGCAAGAACGGGCGGCAGCAGGTCCGCCCGATCCACCCCGAGCTCGAGGAGCCGCTCAAGGAGATCCTCGCCGACACCTACGGTCTGATCGTCTACCAAGAGCAGATCATGCAGATCGCCCAGAAGGTGGCCGGATATTCGCTCGGTCGAGCCGATATCCTGCGTCGCGCGATGGGCAAGAAGAAGGCCGAGGTCCTCGCCGCCGAATTCGAGGGCTTCGAAGAGGGCATGAAGTCCAACGGCTTCTCGTCGGCGGCGATCAAGGCGCTGTGGGACACGATCCTCCCGTTCGCCGGATACGCGTTCAACAAGTCGCACGCCGCGGGCTACGGCCTGGTCTCCTTCTGGACGGCCTACCTGAAGGCCAACTACAAGGCCGAGTACATGGCAGGCCTGCTCACGTCGGTCGGCGACGACAAGGACAAGGCGGCCATCTACCTGTCGGATTGCCGCAAGCTCGGCATCACGGTGCTGCCGCCCGACGTCAACGAATCGCAACGCAACTTCGCGGCCGTCGGCGGCGACATCCGCTTCGGTCTCGCGGCGGTGCGCAACGTCGGGACGGGCGTGGTGTCGGCGATCCTCGCCGCACGTGAGGAGAAGGGGAAGTTCACCAACTTCTCCGATTACCTCGGCAAGATCGACGTCACCGCGTGCAACAAGAAGGTCACGGAGTCACTCATCAAGGCCGGTGCGTTCGACTCGTTGAGTCATCCGCGCAAGGGCCTCTTCCTCGTCCACGGCGACGCGGTGGAATCGGTCATCGGCACCAAGAAGGCCGAGGCGATCGGACAGTTCGACCTCTTCGGTGACTCCGGCGGGGCCGACGACACGATGGCCGAGGTCTTCGCCGTCAAGGTGCCCGACGAGGAGTGGGATTCCAAACACAAATTGGCGCTGGAGCGGGAGATGCTGGGGCTCTACGTCTCCGATCACCCGCTGGCCGGGGTGGCGCACGCCATCGCGGCCCAGACCGACACATCGATCACCGCGCTCCTCGAGGGCACGGTGGGCGACGGTGCGCAGATCACCATCGGCGGCATCATCTCGTCGGTCAACCGTCGCGTGAACAAGAAGGGCGAGCCGTACGCGGTCGTGACCCTCGAGGACATGGTCGGTGGTGTCGAGGTCTACTTCTTCCCGCGGTCGTTCCAGGTCTACGGGCTCGACATCGTGGCCGACAACATCGTGCTCATCAAGGCGCGGGTCAACAAACGCGACGACAGCACGATGATCAGCGCCAACGACCTCGCGGTGCCCGACCTGGCAGTGGTGGGAACGGCGAAACCGGTGTCGCTCACGCTGAGTGCGCGGACGTGTACACC
- a CDS encoding RluA family pseudouridine synthase — protein sequence MRESRSMPVPDGVDGMRLDAGVARILGLSRTVAAALAEAGDITVEGVAVGKAHKLAAGSWLDVTLPEPAQPLRVEPTPVEDLDVIYHDSDIIVVDKPVGVAAHPSQGWSGPTVVGALEAAGYRISTSGASERQGIVSRLDVGTSGVMVLAVSERAYSLLKRAFKERDVDKGYHTLVQGHLDPPTGTIDAPIGRHRGSDWKFAVTANGKPSVTHYDTLEMHASASLLDIHLETGRTHQIRVHFSALHHPCCGDLTYGADPVLAERLGLQRQWLHARSLAFAHPADGRRVEFTSPYPADLQHALDILRET from the coding sequence ATGCGTGAATCGAGGTCGATGCCGGTTCCCGACGGCGTCGATGGTATGCGGCTCGACGCCGGGGTCGCCCGCATCCTCGGGTTGTCGCGGACGGTGGCCGCAGCACTCGCCGAGGCAGGCGACATCACCGTCGAAGGGGTGGCCGTCGGCAAGGCGCACAAGTTGGCCGCCGGCAGCTGGCTCGACGTGACACTGCCCGAACCGGCACAACCCCTGAGGGTCGAACCCACGCCCGTCGAGGATCTCGACGTCATCTACCACGACTCCGACATCATCGTCGTCGACAAGCCCGTCGGGGTGGCCGCACACCCATCACAGGGGTGGAGCGGGCCAACCGTGGTCGGCGCACTCGAGGCGGCCGGCTATCGGATCTCGACGTCGGGGGCATCCGAACGTCAGGGGATCGTGTCCCGACTCGACGTCGGGACGTCAGGGGTGATGGTCCTCGCGGTGTCCGAAAGGGCGTACTCGTTGCTCAAGCGCGCGTTCAAGGAACGCGACGTGGACAAGGGTTATCACACGCTCGTCCAGGGGCACCTCGATCCGCCGACCGGCACGATCGACGCACCGATCGGCCGTCATCGGGGCAGTGACTGGAAGTTCGCGGTGACCGCCAACGGCAAACCGAGCGTCACCCACTACGACACGCTCGAGATGCACGCATCCGCGTCGCTGCTGGACATCCATCTCGAGACCGGTCGGACGCATCAGATCCGGGTTCATTTCTCGGCGCTGCATCATCCGTGCTGCGGCGACCTGACCTACGGGGCCGACCCGGTGTTGGCCGAGCGGCTCGGTCTGCAGCGGCAGTGGCTGCATGCGCGCTCGCTGGCGTTTGCACATCCCGCCGACGGCAGGCGCGTGGAGTTCACCAGTCCGTATCCGGCCGATCTGCAGCACGCGCTGGACATCCTGCGCGAGACCTGA
- the lspA gene encoding signal peptidase II produces the protein MSQATPGPVDGGGAEGADGTPPTGARPDRRGDGATGRRRPTMVWVLLAIALGVIGLDLLTKTLAVAHLDPARPVHIVGDAITLRLVRNSGAAFSMASGYTWVLTVVALVVVLGIIRYSSRLRSAWWIVGLGLVLGGAMGNLADRIFRAPGPLRGHVVDFVSVGWWPVFNVADSAVVCGAILLVALSLLGFEYDGSRTGWAARRAGHGEPVSAEDADA, from the coding sequence ATGAGTCAAGCGACACCCGGTCCGGTGGACGGCGGTGGTGCCGAGGGCGCGGACGGGACACCGCCCACCGGGGCCCGGCCGGACCGACGGGGAGACGGGGCAACCGGTCGTCGTCGACCCACGATGGTGTGGGTGCTGCTCGCCATCGCGCTCGGGGTGATCGGCCTCGACCTGCTGACGAAGACGCTGGCCGTGGCGCACCTCGACCCGGCGCGGCCGGTGCACATCGTCGGCGACGCGATCACGTTGCGCCTGGTGCGCAACAGCGGGGCGGCGTTCTCGATGGCATCGGGATACACCTGGGTGCTGACCGTGGTGGCGCTGGTGGTGGTGCTGGGGATCATCCGTTACAGCAGCCGCCTGCGGTCGGCCTGGTGGATCGTCGGGCTCGGTCTGGTGCTCGGCGGTGCGATGGGAAACCTCGCCGACCGCATCTTCCGCGCGCCCGGACCGTTGCGCGGGCACGTCGTCGACTTCGTGTCCGTCGGCTGGTGGCCGGTCTTCAACGTCGCGGACTCGGCGGTGGTGTGCGGCGCGATCCTGCTCGTCGCGTTGTCGCTGCTGGGCTTCGAGTACGACGGCTCGCGTACCGGCTGGGCGGCCCGCCGGGCCGGCCACGGTGAGCCGGTGTCGGCGGAGGACGCCGATGCGTGA
- a CDS encoding asparaginase, translated as MANTRTVLITTGGTIAALTTSDGAVPSLAASDLHPGSGDILAVDLMSVDSSAMTVSDQFAIVAAIVDALADPAVAGVVVTHGTDTVEETSYLADLFLTDDRPVVFTGAQRPADAPAPDGPDNITAALRAITDPASRGRGVLIAIGGEIRSARGIFKSSTTDLAAFDNVHDALPRRPIGHPVPRRRHARVDAFMLYPGVAPGIIAAAVSQQASGIVLSATGSGNTHPDITAEVSAAVRAGVVVVVASRVPFGAVVPAYGGGGGAVDLARAGAIVSRWLRAPQARIALLALISAGADPHEIRAFFDAVEPPG; from the coding sequence ATGGCGAACACCCGCACCGTCCTGATCACCACCGGCGGCACGATCGCGGCGCTGACCACCTCCGACGGCGCGGTACCGAGCCTGGCGGCGAGCGATCTCCACCCCGGCTCCGGCGACATCCTGGCCGTCGATCTGATGTCGGTGGACAGCTCGGCGATGACCGTCTCCGACCAGTTCGCGATCGTCGCGGCGATCGTCGACGCACTGGCCGATCCCGCGGTCGCCGGAGTGGTGGTGACGCACGGCACCGACACGGTCGAGGAGACGTCGTACCTGGCCGACCTCTTCCTCACCGACGACCGGCCCGTGGTGTTCACCGGTGCGCAACGACCCGCGGACGCACCTGCGCCGGACGGTCCGGACAACATCACCGCGGCGTTGCGGGCGATCACCGATCCGGCGTCGCGTGGCCGTGGTGTCCTGATCGCGATCGGCGGCGAAATCCGTTCGGCACGTGGCATCTTCAAGTCGTCGACGACGGACCTCGCGGCGTTCGACAATGTGCACGACGCCTTGCCGCGACGGCCGATCGGACACCCCGTGCCACGGAGGCGGCACGCCCGCGTGGACGCGTTCATGCTCTATCCGGGCGTGGCGCCGGGCATCATCGCGGCCGCCGTCTCCCAACAGGCATCGGGCATCGTGCTGTCGGCCACCGGGTCGGGCAACACCCACCCCGACATCACCGCCGAGGTGTCTGCCGCGGTCCGCGCGGGCGTTGTCGTGGTGGTGGCCAGCCGGGTTCCCTTCGGGGCGGTCGTACCCGCCTACGGAGGTGGCGGCGGGGCCGTCGACCTCGCACGCGCCGGCGCCATCGTGTCGCGATGGTTACGCGCTCCTCAGGCGCGGATCGCGCTGCTCGCGCTGATCTCGGCGGGCGCGGATCCGCACGAGATCCGCGCCTTCTTCGATGCCGTCGAACCGCCGGGATGA
- a CDS encoding DNA polymerase IV has translation MHLDMDAFFASVEQLTRPTLQGRPVLVGGTGGRGVVAGASYAARAFGARSAMPMHQARRLIGAGAVVLPPRGGVYRVVSARIFGLVRDAIPVIEMLSFDEAFGEPAELAGASVEEVTAFAERLRGRIRDTVGIAASVGFGSGKQIAKIASGLAKPDGVMAIPPSRELAFLHSLPVRKLWGIGPVSGDKLQRLGIETIGDFAAMSDIEVTSVLGATLGPALHRLAHGVDDRPVAERASAKQISAESTFPRDLVELDELRPAIDSAAQGAHRRLMSDGRGARTVVLKLRRSDMSVLTRSMTLPAATTELSVLVSAAQRLALDPRSVGPIRLVGVGYSGLTAVQQFSLFADLEEEWGAPGASAAESEDVEAAFVAAGAAGPMGGAAGDVPADVPADDTPDTSVDDPAAHENWETGADVTHPDHGHGWVQGSGHGVLTVRFETRATGPGRALTFATDDPAVRRADPLDSLAWPDLGSSAPRDGD, from the coding sequence ATGCATCTGGACATGGACGCGTTCTTCGCCTCCGTGGAACAGCTGACGCGTCCGACGTTGCAGGGTCGTCCGGTGCTCGTCGGCGGGACCGGCGGGCGTGGCGTCGTGGCGGGTGCCAGCTACGCGGCGAGGGCATTCGGCGCGCGGTCGGCGATGCCGATGCATCAGGCCCGTCGGCTGATCGGCGCCGGAGCGGTTGTGCTGCCACCGCGGGGCGGTGTCTATCGCGTGGTGAGCGCACGCATCTTCGGGCTGGTCCGTGACGCGATCCCGGTGATCGAGATGCTCTCCTTCGACGAGGCGTTCGGCGAGCCGGCGGAACTCGCCGGAGCGTCGGTCGAGGAGGTCACGGCGTTCGCAGAACGCCTGCGCGGCAGGATCCGCGACACCGTCGGCATCGCGGCGTCGGTCGGCTTCGGCAGCGGCAAGCAGATCGCCAAGATCGCGTCCGGACTCGCCAAACCCGATGGGGTGATGGCGATCCCGCCGAGTCGTGAACTCGCCTTCCTGCATTCGCTCCCGGTCCGCAAGTTGTGGGGGATCGGGCCGGTGTCGGGCGACAAGCTGCAACGGCTCGGCATCGAGACGATCGGCGACTTCGCCGCGATGTCCGACATCGAGGTCACCTCGGTTCTCGGGGCGACGCTCGGGCCCGCCCTGCACAGACTCGCGCACGGTGTCGACGACCGCCCGGTCGCCGAACGTGCCTCGGCCAAACAGATCAGCGCCGAGTCGACATTTCCCCGAGACCTGGTGGAACTCGACGAATTGCGTCCGGCAATCGACTCCGCGGCGCAAGGTGCGCACCGCAGGCTGATGTCGGACGGGCGCGGCGCCCGCACCGTGGTGCTGAAGCTGAGGCGATCCGACATGTCGGTGCTGACGAGGTCGATGACGCTGCCGGCCGCGACCACCGAACTGTCGGTGCTGGTCTCGGCCGCACAGCGACTCGCCCTCGACCCGCGCAGTGTCGGACCGATCCGGCTGGTCGGCGTCGGGTACTCGGGACTCACTGCGGTGCAACAGTTCTCACTGTTCGCAGATCTGGAAGAAGAGTGGGGTGCGCCCGGCGCATCGGCGGCCGAATCGGAGGATGTCGAGGCCGCCTTCGTGGCCGCGGGGGCCGCCGGGCCGATGGGCGGCGCCGCCGGTGACGTCCCCGCCGACGTCCCCGCCGACGACACGCCCGACACGTCCGTCGATGACCCCGCAGCGCATGAGAACTGGGAGACCGGCGCAGACGTGACACATCCCGACCACGGCCACGGGTGGGTCCAGGGGAGCGGTCACGGGGTGCTGACCGTCCGGTTCGAGACGCGGGCGACCGGACCGGGCCGCGCCCTGACCTTCGCGACCGACGATCCCGCGGTGCGGCGCGCCGATCCGCTCGACAGTCTCGCCTGGCCCGACCTGGGCTCGTCGGCACCGCGCGACGGCGACTGA
- a CDS encoding nitroreductase/quinone reductase family protein has protein sequence MTATHYSAPKGFDNVFNNSVRWLADHGVNLAGAQTLTVTGRVSGLPQSVPVNPMQLHGREYLVAPRGTTQWVRNVRVNDSAELRRGRRRRAVRLVEVDTADRAPMIRAYLDKWGWEVGRFLPEGMGTEPDDATLAAHLDDLPVFEIRS, from the coding sequence ATGACCGCGACGCACTACAGCGCCCCGAAGGGCTTCGACAACGTCTTCAACAACAGCGTGCGCTGGCTCGCCGACCATGGGGTGAACCTCGCGGGAGCGCAGACCCTCACGGTCACCGGCCGGGTCAGTGGTCTGCCCCAGAGCGTGCCGGTGAACCCGATGCAGCTCCACGGGCGTGAGTACCTCGTCGCACCGCGCGGCACGACCCAGTGGGTGCGCAACGTGCGGGTGAACGATTCCGCCGAACTGCGACGCGGCCGGCGTCGTCGCGCGGTGCGCCTGGTGGAGGTCGACACCGCCGACCGCGCGCCGATGATTCGCGCCTACCTCGACAAGTGGGGGTGGGAGGTCGGTCGGTTCCTGCCGGAGGGCATGGGTACCGAGCCGGACGACGCCACGCTGGCCGCCCACCTCGACGACCTTCCGGTGTTCGAGATCCGGTCCTGA
- a CDS encoding TetR/AcrR family transcriptional regulator has protein sequence MSGGRRAANRAAMESEIRRLGRAHLRTDGAAGLSLRAIARDMGVVSSAVYRYVPSRDDLLTLLLVEAYSDLADTVDAAVGAVDESRPYDRLRAATRALRRWAIDDPARWALLYGSPVPGYTAPAEQTVEPGTRVVGTLIAEVARAHATRETAAADSVPSSVASDFDAIRTEFGTDLPDEAMLVATTLWATTIGAISLEVFGQYGSDTFTDPEALFVAQIDLALGPIGE, from the coding sequence ATGAGTGGCGGGAGACGCGCGGCCAACCGCGCCGCAATGGAATCGGAGATCCGGCGACTGGGCCGGGCGCACTTGCGCACCGACGGCGCGGCGGGCCTGTCGCTGCGCGCGATCGCACGTGACATGGGGGTGGTGTCGTCGGCGGTGTACCGCTACGTCCCCAGCCGCGACGACCTCCTCACCCTGCTGCTCGTCGAGGCGTACTCCGATCTCGCGGACACGGTCGATGCAGCCGTCGGTGCCGTCGACGAGAGCCGCCCGTACGACCGCCTGCGTGCCGCGACGCGAGCGTTGCGGCGATGGGCGATCGACGATCCGGCCCGGTGGGCGCTGCTCTACGGCAGCCCCGTCCCCGGGTACACGGCGCCTGCAGAACAGACCGTCGAGCCGGGGACCCGGGTCGTCGGAACACTCATCGCCGAGGTCGCACGCGCGCACGCGACCCGGGAAACCGCCGCGGCGGACTCGGTGCCGTCGTCGGTGGCGAGCGATTTCGACGCCATCCGAACGGAATTCGGCACCGACCTACCCGACGAGGCGATGCTCGTGGCGACCACCCTGTGGGCGACGACGATCGGCGCGATCAGCCTGGAGGTCTTCGGCCAGTACGGATCCGACACCTTCACCGACCCGGAAGCCCTGTTCGTCGCCCAGATCGATCTCGCGCTAGGGCCGATCGGCGAGTGA
- a CDS encoding MarR family winged helix-turn-helix transcriptional regulator: MSKSVKPPHAAQLLGAALGELRASFPSDDWEGLRPSHFRILEAIEGGAVRTVDLAAELGMTKQGAGQHVAYLTDGGFVTQQPDPGDRRARRVELTERGVETLGRLHRRLAAIERAWIRQVGREDYATFRRVLTSIVDS, from the coding sequence TTGTCCAAATCGGTCAAGCCCCCGCACGCCGCGCAACTCCTCGGCGCCGCACTCGGTGAGTTACGTGCATCGTTTCCGTCCGACGACTGGGAAGGGTTGCGGCCCTCGCATTTCCGCATTCTCGAAGCGATCGAGGGGGGCGCGGTGCGCACGGTGGATCTGGCTGCCGAACTGGGTATGACGAAGCAGGGGGCCGGCCAGCATGTCGCCTATTTGACCGACGGTGGTTTCGTCACACAGCAGCCCGACCCGGGCGATCGCCGGGCTCGCCGTGTGGAACTCACCGAGCGGGGTGTCGAGACCCTCGGCCGCCTGCATCGTCGCCTGGCCGCCATCGAACGCGCCTGGATACGGCAGGTCGGGCGTGAGGATTATGCGACATTCCGCCGGGTGCTGACGAGCATCGTCGACTCCTGA
- a CDS encoding phosphotransferase: MDVAALLGPPELPVPSLAAMLGVSEASVTGVDEVEYDLMALTTGSRWRVGVDTAHGHRCYVVKVARTFARSPILAMIPPALRDEAIRALPWQIEPDVYRSELHRHMPAGSRLPACHGVVDLDDASAAIWMEFVQHDTSVWDAARHGAAARLLGRLAASSSVADIADDIGHPAGPGQARMYWSGRLMDQFVRSYLDGTAWDDPVIARHVDARFRERMMRFIDGVPALFDEIESLPLLSSHGDACPNNLLAADGGFVVIDWAFFARGRMGFDLSQLVISEIELRQRPTERLADVQQVCLPAYRQGLADGGVSVSMAELERAHHIQLAVAHVVSAIPLDLLTPAVEADRVPGSALDRLTADRVAMIGHMLDNIEI; encoded by the coding sequence ATGGACGTCGCGGCATTGCTCGGTCCACCGGAACTCCCGGTCCCGTCATTGGCGGCGATGCTGGGCGTGTCCGAGGCGTCGGTCACGGGCGTCGACGAGGTCGAGTACGACCTGATGGCATTGACGACGGGCAGCCGCTGGCGGGTCGGCGTCGACACCGCACACGGGCATCGGTGCTATGTGGTCAAGGTGGCCCGCACCTTTGCGCGATCACCGATCCTGGCGATGATCCCGCCCGCCTTGCGCGACGAGGCGATCCGGGCGCTGCCCTGGCAGATCGAACCCGACGTCTACCGATCCGAGTTGCATCGGCACATGCCCGCCGGGTCGCGGCTCCCCGCCTGCCATGGTGTCGTGGACCTCGACGACGCCTCAGCGGCCATCTGGATGGAGTTCGTCCAGCACGACACGTCGGTGTGGGACGCCGCACGCCACGGTGCCGCGGCACGACTGTTGGGGCGGCTGGCGGCATCGTCGTCGGTGGCCGACATCGCCGACGACATCGGCCATCCCGCGGGTCCGGGGCAGGCGCGCATGTACTGGTCCGGACGACTGATGGATCAGTTCGTCCGCTCGTATCTCGACGGCACGGCCTGGGATGATCCGGTGATCGCACGGCATGTCGACGCCCGGTTCCGCGAACGGATGATGCGATTCATCGACGGCGTGCCCGCGTTGTTCGACGAGATCGAGTCCTTGCCACTGCTGAGTTCGCACGGCGACGCCTGCCCCAACAACCTGCTGGCGGCCGACGGCGGGTTCGTGGTCATCGACTGGGCCTTCTTCGCACGTGGCCGCATGGGCTTCGATCTGAGCCAACTCGTCATCAGCGAGATCGAACTCCGCCAGAGGCCGACGGAGCGATTGGCGGATGTGCAGCAGGTGTGCCTGCCCGCCTATCGGCAGGGCCTGGCCGACGGCGGGGTGAGCGTGTCGATGGCCGAACTCGAACGGGCACACCACATCCAACTCGCCGTGGCACATGTCGTATCGGCGATACCGCTCGACCTGCTCACTCCCGCGGTCGAGGCAGACCGAGTACCGGGATCGGCCCTCGATCGCCTCACCGCCGACCGCGTCGCGATGATCGGCCACATGCTCGACAACATCGAGATCTGA